In Methanocaldococcus lauensis, a single genomic region encodes these proteins:
- a CDS encoding HVO_0476 family zinc finger protein, whose protein sequence is MPEKIYMVCENCGCEEMDVLKKKIYDKSAYYLVKCPNCGTVKEVIDKVKLNQAKLIISRYDISESKVINIPEDETYKVGDIINIDGEDIEITKIETPEPVKSALGRDIKYIWGKSLSIPKKLGISINDKSKTYGIYIYVPNDFEFELDKVYKINDGFFKLKKIKAEKGFPKKAKAKDIKRLYGEVVKPVRNYIDISEYYREE, encoded by the coding sequence ATGCCTGAAAAAATATATATGGTTTGCGAGAATTGTGGATGTGAAGAGATGGACGTATTAAAAAAGAAAATTTATGATAAATCTGCCTATTATTTAGTTAAGTGCCCAAACTGTGGAACTGTTAAAGAAGTTATTGATAAAGTTAAATTAAACCAGGCAAAATTAATTATAAGCAGATATGATATTTCAGAGTCTAAGGTAATCAATATTCCAGAAGATGAAACCTATAAAGTTGGTGACATTATAAATATTGATGGAGAAGATATTGAAATAACTAAAATCGAAACTCCTGAACCTGTAAAATCTGCATTAGGTAGAGATATTAAATATATTTGGGGTAAATCTTTATCTATTCCTAAAAAATTAGGAATTTCAATAAATGATAAAAGTAAAACTTATGGAATATATATTTATGTTCCAAACGATTTCGAATTTGAATTAGATAAAGTTTATAAAATAAACGATGGATTCTTTAAACTAAAGAAAATAAAAGCTGAGAAAGGTTTTCCTAAAAAAGCAAAGGCTAAAGATATAAAAAGGTTGTATGGGGAAGTTGTAAAACCTGTAAGGAATTATATTGACATATCTGAGTACTATAGAGAAGAATAA
- the rpsB gene encoding 30S ribosomal protein S2 produces MSEELLVPLDTYLASGIHIGTQQKTKDMEKFIYRVRSDGLYVLDVRKTDERLRIAAKFLARYEPEDILAVSRRIYTMGPLEEFGKYTGVRTIAGRFVPGTLTNPSYKGFIEPEVVFISDPRVDRQALKEAIEIGVPIVSLCDTEHLTSFIDLVIPTNNKGKKAVALIYYLLTREFLKNKGVISDDTNLPFTYEEFLERAANPKYRIIIQPKDKRRRRRRKK; encoded by the coding sequence ATGAGTGAAGAGCTGTTAGTACCATTAGATACATACTTAGCTTCAGGAATTCACATAGGTACTCAGCAAAAAACAAAAGATATGGAGAAATTTATATATAGAGTTAGAAGTGATGGATTGTATGTTTTAGATGTTAGAAAAACAGATGAAAGATTAAGAATTGCCGCTAAGTTTTTAGCAAGATATGAGCCAGAGGATATATTGGCTGTTTCAAGAAGAATTTATACAATGGGTCCATTAGAAGAATTTGGTAAATACACAGGAGTTAGAACTATTGCAGGAAGATTTGTTCCTGGAACTTTAACAAACCCTTCATACAAAGGCTTTATAGAACCAGAGGTAGTATTTATCAGTGATCCAAGAGTAGATAGACAGGCTTTGAAAGAGGCTATAGAAATAGGAGTTCCAATAGTTAGTTTATGTGATACTGAACACTTAACTTCATTCATAGACTTGGTTATTCCAACAAACAATAAAGGTAAAAAGGCTGTAGCATTAATTTACTACTTGCTAACAAGAGAGTTCCTCAAAAATAAGGGAGTTATATCTGACGATACTAACTTACCATTTACATATGAAGAATTCTTAGAGAGAGCAGCAAATCCAAAATATAGAATAATAATTCAGCCAAAAGATAAGAGAAGAAGAAGGAGAAGAAAAAAATAA
- a CDS encoding HemK2/MTQ2 family protein methyltransferase: MIVNIEGIKIKLHPEVYEPSEDSILLLKNLVDVKNKEVLEIGVGTGLISIACAKRGAKKVVGVDINPYAIEIAKENAKLNNVDIIVFKSDLFENVKGKFDVIIFNPPYLPTSEDDKIDSYLNYAFDGGKSGREILDRFIDELPNYIKKNGVVQILQSSLTGEKETVDKLKSLGFYVKKVDTLKVPFEELMVINGIYKG, from the coding sequence ATGATCGTAAATATAGAAGGAATTAAAATAAAACTACATCCAGAAGTTTATGAACCATCTGAAGATTCTATATTATTATTAAAAAATCTTGTAGATGTTAAAAATAAGGAAGTTTTAGAGATTGGAGTAGGCACTGGATTGATATCTATAGCCTGTGCAAAAAGAGGGGCTAAAAAAGTTGTTGGCGTTGATATAAATCCTTACGCCATAGAAATAGCGAAAGAAAATGCTAAACTAAATAATGTTGATATTATAGTTTTTAAAAGTGATTTATTTGAAAATGTCAAAGGAAAGTTTGATGTAATAATTTTTAATCCTCCATATTTACCAACATCCGAAGATGATAAGATAGACAGTTATTTAAATTATGCATTTGATGGAGGAAAAAGTGGAAGAGAAATTTTAGATAGATTTATTGATGAATTGCCAAACTACATAAAGAAAAATGGTGTAGTCCAAATACTTCAAAGTTCATTAACTGGTGAAAAAGAAACAGTTGATAAATTAAAATCTCTTGGTTTTTATGTTAAAAAAGTAGATACTTTAAAAGTACCTTTTGAGGAACTTATGGTTATAAATGGAATTTATAAGGGTTAA
- a CDS encoding 30S ribosomal protein S3ae: MAVARTARSRRKVRKVRDKWKEKVWYEIYATPEFGGVFIGYTPANDPSLVLGRVAETCLRDLTGDPTKHMHRVYFKIFGITGNKAIAQFYGHDTTREYMKSQIRRRRSRIDAILDVTTQDGYKIRTKAMVLTAYRANAKQKSDIRKKMEEIIRNMAKEKTFPMYVQAMLFGEMAEKIRDECKKIFPIKNVIIYKSEVLSLAKKEENEGFIKEKEETEENVTEAQSQE, from the coding sequence ATGGCTGTTGCAAGAACTGCAAGATCAAGAAGAAAAGTAAGAAAAGTGAGAGATAAGTGGAAAGAAAAAGTATGGTATGAAATTTATGCAACTCCTGAATTTGGTGGAGTTTTTATTGGATATACCCCAGCAAACGATCCAAGTTTAGTTTTAGGTAGAGTAGCAGAAACCTGTTTAAGAGACCTAACTGGGGATCCTACAAAGCACATGCATAGAGTATATTTCAAAATCTTTGGAATTACCGGAAATAAAGCAATAGCACAATTTTATGGACATGATACTACAAGAGAGTATATGAAATCACAAATTAGAAGAAGGAGAAGTAGAATTGACGCCATCCTCGATGTAACTACGCAGGATGGATATAAAATAAGAACAAAGGCTATGGTTTTAACAGCATATAGGGCGAACGCTAAACAAAAATCAGACATCAGAAAGAAAATGGAAGAAATTATAAGAAATATGGCTAAAGAAAAAACATTCCCAATGTATGTTCAGGCAATGTTGTTTGGAGAAATGGCTGAGAAAATAAGAGATGAGTGTAAGAAGATATTCCCAATAAAGAATGTTATTATATACAAATCTGAAGTTTTATCCTTAGCTAAAAAAGAAGAAAATGAAGGATTTATAAAAGAAAAAGAAGAGACTGAAGAAAATGTTACAGAGGCCCAATCTCAAGAGTAA
- a CDS encoding metallophosphoesterase family protein, translating into MIAIISDIHSNLEALTAVLEDIKNRKIKKIVCLGDIVGYGANPNECVEIIRKLKCKCVAGNHDYYVLGKESLDALNTYGVIAILWTKNIITEENLSFLDSLPLIIEDKIKNKKVVFSHANPKYPKLWEYLFPDYVDDVFDCGDLIFVGHSHIPFVNSETENILLHRGVVYLEDDKKYLINPGSVGQPRDRINKASYCIFDTKNFKIEIVRVEYDIKKAYEKIVKSGLPEFLGERLFLGI; encoded by the coding sequence ATGATAGCAATAATTAGCGACATACATTCTAACTTAGAGGCACTAACTGCAGTTTTGGAAGATATAAAAAATAGAAAAATTAAAAAAATTGTATGTTTAGGAGACATTGTAGGTTATGGAGCTAATCCAAATGAGTGCGTTGAAATTATAAGAAAACTTAAATGTAAATGCGTGGCTGGAAATCATGACTATTATGTTTTAGGTAAAGAAAGTTTAGATGCTTTAAATACTTATGGAGTTATAGCAATATTATGGACTAAAAATATTATAACTGAGGAAAATCTTTCATTTTTGGATTCTCTCCCATTAATTATTGAGGATAAAATAAAAAATAAAAAAGTTGTTTTTTCTCACGCTAATCCTAAGTATCCAAAACTTTGGGAATATCTTTTTCCAGATTATGTTGATGATGTATTTGACTGTGGAGATTTAATTTTTGTTGGTCATTCTCATATTCCTTTTGTTAATTCTGAAACTGAAAACATATTATTGCATAGGGGAGTGGTATATTTAGAGGATGATAAAAAGTATTTAATAAACCCAGGTAGCGTAGGACAGCCAAGAGATAGAATAAATAAGGCGAGTTATTGCATATTTGATACAAAGAATTTTAAAATAGAAATTGTAAGAGTTGAATATGATATTAAGAAAGCATATGAAAAAATTGTTAAAAGTGGATTACCAGAATTTTTAGGAGAAAGATTATTCTTAGGAATTTAA
- a CDS encoding radical SAM/SPASM domain-containing protein yields MDPENMALIFSKFILNPLVKSQILDLFKKDSNGKLIIENYIDAYINGEDICSIKYKVFKSLVDKGLKTFAGEKYIEEFKNYLKDPYFKKGLISVIRGLAYFGVKKPFVSGAPFLVVWDVTYRCNLKCKHCYANAGKPLKDELNSEEAKKVVDIFGNAGIVAIAFSGGEPLMRKDLFELIDRAKSYEMQVSIATNGTLLNKENVKKLKEHNVDFVQISLDGTKETHEKFRGIKGIYNKTIEGIKNVIEEGICCGISMTATKLNYKDVPNVIDLSEELGVNYFILYNYIPVGVGDFDIDLSAEEREELLNLLWDKLMNETNKKCKTAFLSTAPYYSRTALEHNKYYLATHFANVDLDEDNRLKSLANFIGGCGCGRFYLSLRANGDIQPCVFFPLKLGNFKEFNDEEDFLEFWRNNKVLNDLRDREKLAICGKCKYKYVCGGCRARAYAYFKDYLREDPGCILTKRVY; encoded by the coding sequence ATGGATCCTGAAAATATGGCTTTAATTTTTTCAAAATTTATTTTAAATCCTCTGGTAAAAAGTCAAATCTTAGATTTATTTAAAAAAGATTCTAATGGCAAATTAATCATTGAAAATTATATAGATGCATACATTAATGGAGAGGATATTTGTTCAATTAAGTATAAGGTTTTTAAAAGTTTAGTAGATAAAGGTTTAAAGACATTTGCTGGAGAAAAATATATCGAAGAATTCAAAAATTATTTAAAAGATCCTTATTTTAAAAAAGGATTAATAAGTGTGATAAGAGGATTAGCATATTTTGGCGTAAAAAAGCCATTTGTTTCAGGAGCTCCATTTTTAGTAGTTTGGGATGTAACATATAGATGTAATCTTAAATGTAAGCATTGCTATGCAAATGCTGGAAAGCCACTAAAAGATGAGTTAAATAGTGAAGAGGCTAAGAAAGTTGTTGATATTTTTGGTAATGCTGGAATAGTAGCTATTGCATTTTCTGGGGGAGAGCCATTAATGAGAAAAGATTTATTTGAATTAATAGATAGAGCTAAAAGTTATGAAATGCAGGTTTCTATAGCTACAAATGGAACACTATTAAATAAAGAAAATGTGAAAAAATTAAAAGAGCATAATGTTGATTTTGTTCAAATTAGTTTAGATGGTACTAAAGAAACCCATGAAAAATTTAGGGGAATTAAAGGCATTTATAATAAAACTATTGAGGGAATAAAAAATGTTATAGAGGAAGGAATCTGCTGTGGAATATCAATGACTGCTACTAAATTAAACTATAAGGATGTTCCAAATGTTATTGATTTATCTGAAGAGTTAGGAGTAAATTACTTTATACTATATAACTACATTCCTGTAGGTGTGGGGGATTTTGATATAGATTTATCTGCCGAAGAAAGGGAAGAATTACTTAATCTATTATGGGATAAGTTAATGAATGAAACTAATAAAAAATGTAAAACTGCCTTTTTATCCACTGCTCCATATTATTCAAGAACAGCGTTAGAGCATAACAAATATTATCTTGCTACGCACTTTGCAAATGTTGATTTAGATGAAGATAACAGATTAAAGAGTTTAGCAAACTTTATTGGTGGCTGTGGATGTGGTAGATTTTATTTAAGTTTAAGAGCTAATGGGGATATTCAGCCATGTGTGTTTTTCCCATTAAAATTAGGAAACTTTAAAGAATTTAATGATGAAGAAGATTTTTTAGAATTTTGGAGAAATAATAAGGTTTTAAATGATTTAAGAGATAGAGAAAAATTAGCTATCTGTGGTAAATGTAAATATAAATATGTATGTGGGGGTTGTAGAGCAAGAGCTTACGCATACTTTAAAGACTATTTAAGAGAAGACCCCGGATGCATACTAACTAAAAGAGTTTATTAA
- a CDS encoding HAD family hydrolase: MKVAVVFDSAGTLVKIMRVIKDLRKNKFICNVQTVDIVDEKKGRALVIIKEDPLKVVDNRDPEMLISDLLKEVDIGISYCNPPINKEGIYKDRKTKVKDLQEPLNILKKYDIETGYGSALIIDTYLGEVEYTIATAGCLFKEVKDTIKKLKEMGIKVFIASGDRKGFLKKLAEIINLDEKYIMAEAHQKQKRDLIVNLKKEGYFTIMVGDGANDVPAMIESDLAVVTLQNGNVSKKALEVADIKIYNISEIVDVCKKVINGEIQGRRK, encoded by the coding sequence ATGAAAGTAGCAGTTGTTTTCGATAGTGCTGGAACTCTTGTAAAAATTATGAGAGTTATTAAAGATTTGAGAAAAAATAAATTTATATGTAATGTCCAAACTGTAGATATTGTAGATGAAAAAAAAGGTAGAGCATTAGTTATAATTAAAGAGGACCCATTAAAAGTAGTAGATAACAGAGATCCAGAAATGTTAATCTCTGATTTATTGAAAGAGGTTGATATTGGAATATCCTATTGTAATCCTCCAATAAATAAAGAAGGAATTTACAAAGATAGAAAAACCAAAGTTAAAGATTTGCAGGAACCATTGAACATTTTAAAAAAATATGATATAGAGACAGGATATGGTAGTGCTTTAATAATTGATACATATCTTGGAGAGGTTGAATATACAATAGCAACTGCTGGATGTTTGTTTAAGGAAGTTAAAGATACAATTAAAAAATTAAAAGAAATGGGTATTAAAGTATTTATTGCCTCAGGAGATAGGAAAGGTTTTTTAAAAAAATTGGCTGAAATTATTAATCTTGACGAAAAATACATTATGGCAGAGGCTCATCAGAAACAAAAAAGAGATTTAATAGTAAATTTAAAAAAAGAAGGTTACTTTACAATAATGGTTGGAGATGGGGCTAATGATGTTCCTGCAATGATTGAGAGTGATTTGGCAGTGGTAACCTTACAAAATGGAAATGTGTCAAAAAAAGCTCTCGAAGTAGCAGATATAAAAATTTATAATATAAGTGAAATCGTAGATGTTTGTAAAAAGGTAATAAATGGAGAAATTCAGGGTAGAAGAAAATGA
- the acsB gene encoding acetyl-CoA decarbonylase/synthase complex subunit alpha/beta: MVVENIIEGAKKVLNLTKESLKNVENKEVGYKGTNYNLPLIYGLLGKKVKDINELRELINSLEIKEEKTLENALDAGVVTLICAEALEALKYATEEQPYKEPYVGFIPDETLRSLGVPLVEGKIPAILVVIGKVGDKEKLKKLINDIRKRNILTLFVGEIIKEMDEAGIEYGFDKLLIPLGETITSAAHAANLAIRAPLIFGGIEPGKTEEIIDYIKNRVPAVVIALGDIDDITLSAGAGCIKAGIPVITNNPVPTIEGALESSDIENIVENALKMKGIEVKVTEFDIPVSVGPMNEGERVRGPDMYVELAGPKSYGCEVVLVKDNVEDGVEIIGKDLDEMEEKGRYPFAIIVEVSGEKLEKDLEGVLERRVHEFLNYIEGVMHLNQRDQIWIRINKNSFNKGLRLKHIGYVIQKLFKEHFPIIEKCKVTIVTDENKVKEILEEARKIYAERDAKARKLRDEDVDVFYGCVMCQSFAPTHVCIITPDRPSLCGSISYLDARAAAKIDPNGPIFEVPKGELIDEKLGIYSGVNDVVKEKSQGAIEEVSLHSALVNPCTSCGCFEAIVFYIPEVDGFGVVHRNFRGETPYGLPFSSLAGQCSGGKQVPGFVGIAIEYMRSPKFLQGDGGWERIVWLPKELKERVKDAIPKDLYDKIATEEDVSNTDELINFLKKKGHPVMKKEETEEIEKTKEEIEKVKKVKEEKEGIDIGEAILDIAKERGIQIIMKNVKIIINLNVKKP; encoded by the coding sequence ATGGTTGTTGAAAATATAATTGAAGGAGCAAAAAAAGTATTGAATTTAACAAAAGAATCTTTAAAAAATGTGGAAAATAAGGAAGTTGGTTATAAAGGAACTAACTATAATCTTCCTTTAATATATGGACTCTTAGGAAAAAAAGTCAAAGATATTAACGAGTTGAGAGAGTTAATTAATTCTCTTGAAATTAAAGAAGAAAAGACATTGGAAAACGCTCTCGATGCTGGAGTAGTAACTTTAATATGTGCTGAGGCGTTAGAGGCATTAAAATATGCAACAGAAGAACAGCCTTATAAAGAACCTTATGTTGGATTTATTCCAGATGAAACTTTAAGAAGTTTAGGAGTTCCACTCGTAGAGGGAAAAATACCAGCAATTTTAGTTGTTATTGGAAAGGTTGGAGATAAAGAAAAATTAAAGAAATTAATTAATGACATTAGAAAAAGAAATATTTTAACATTATTCGTTGGAGAAATAATTAAGGAAATGGACGAGGCGGGAATAGAATACGGATTTGATAAATTACTAATTCCTCTTGGAGAAACTATAACCTCAGCCGCTCATGCGGCAAATCTTGCTATAAGAGCCCCTTTAATTTTTGGAGGTATTGAACCAGGAAAAACAGAGGAAATAATTGATTATATAAAGAATAGAGTTCCAGCAGTTGTTATCGCATTAGGAGATATTGATGACATAACACTTTCTGCAGGGGCTGGATGTATAAAGGCAGGAATTCCTGTTATAACAAACAATCCAGTTCCAACTATTGAAGGAGCCTTAGAAAGTTCAGACATTGAAAATATTGTTGAAAATGCTTTAAAAATGAAAGGTATTGAAGTTAAGGTTACTGAATTTGATATTCCAGTATCCGTAGGTCCGATGAACGAAGGAGAGAGAGTTAGAGGCCCAGATATGTATGTTGAGTTAGCAGGACCAAAGAGTTATGGATGTGAGGTAGTTTTAGTTAAAGATAATGTTGAAGATGGTGTTGAGATTATAGGAAAAGATTTGGATGAGATGGAAGAGAAAGGTAGATATCCATTTGCAATAATTGTTGAAGTATCTGGAGAAAAATTGGAAAAGGATTTAGAGGGGGTTTTAGAAAGGAGAGTTCATGAATTTTTAAACTACATAGAGGGAGTTATGCACTTAAATCAAAGAGATCAAATTTGGATTAGAATAAATAAAAATTCATTCAATAAAGGTTTAAGATTAAAACATATAGGATATGTTATTCAAAAATTGTTTAAAGAACATTTCCCAATAATTGAAAAATGCAAAGTTACAATAGTAACTGACGAAAATAAAGTTAAAGAAATCCTCGAAGAGGCAAGAAAGATATATGCTGAAAGAGATGCCAAAGCCAGAAAGTTGAGAGATGAGGATGTAGATGTATTTTATGGCTGTGTAATGTGTCAGAGTTTCGCCCCAACTCATGTTTGTATTATAACCCCTGATAGGCCATCCTTATGTGGTAGTATAAGTTATTTAGACGCAAGGGCAGCGGCGAAGATAGATCCTAACGGACCAATATTTGAAGTTCCTAAGGGAGAGTTAATAGATGAAAAATTAGGGATTTATTCAGGAGTAAATGATGTTGTTAAGGAAAAATCACAAGGAGCTATTGAGGAAGTATCTCTACATAGTGCCTTAGTTAATCCTTGCACATCCTGTGGTTGTTTCGAGGCAATCGTATTTTACATTCCAGAAGTGGACGGATTTGGTGTAGTTCATAGAAACTTTAGAGGAGAAACTCCTTATGGTTTGCCATTCTCATCTCTTGCAGGGCAATGTAGTGGAGGTAAGCAAGTTCCCGGATTCGTTGGAATTGCCATAGAGTATATGAGATCCCCTAAATTTTTGCAAGGAGATGGAGGGTGGGAGAGAATAGTGTGGTTACCAAAAGAGTTAAAGGAAAGAGTAAAAGATGCTATACCAAAAGATTTGTATGATAAAATAGCCACAGAAGAGGATGTCTCTAATACTGATGAGTTGATTAATTTCCTAAAAAAGAAAGGTCATCCAGTAATGAAAAAAGAAGAGACTGAAGAAATTGAAAAAACTAAAGAAGAGATAGAAAAAGTAAAAAAAGTTAAGGAAGAAAAAGAGGGTATAGATATTGGAGAGGCTATATTAGACATTGCAAAAGAAAGAGGTATTCAAATAATTATGAAGAATGTAAAGATTATTATAAATCTAAATGTTAAAAAACCATAG
- a CDS encoding ATP-binding protein — translation MQYIYPFTAIVGQEKMKKALILNAINPKIGGVLIRGEKGTAKSTAVRALADLLPEIEVVEGCPFNCDPNGELCDICKEKKEKGELKITKKKMKVVNLPIGATEDRVIGTLDIEKAIKEGIKALEPGILAEANRNILYIDEVNLLDDHIIDVLLDAAAMGWNIIEREGVKIKHPSRFILVGTMNPEEGELRPQILDRFGLMVDVEGLNNVKDRVEVIKRVEEFNNNPEEFYKKFEEEQRKLREKIIKAREILKDVEISDELLEFISKVCIELGIQTNRADITVVRTAKAIAAYNGRTKVNLDDVKEAMELALPHRMRRKPFEPPQLNKEKLEQMINEFKEQLNNNENKNNEKNNEDDLKKNMM, via the coding sequence ATGCAATATATTTATCCATTTACAGCAATTGTAGGACAGGAAAAGATGAAAAAAGCTTTAATTTTGAATGCGATAAATCCAAAAATTGGAGGAGTGTTAATTAGAGGAGAAAAGGGGACTGCAAAATCAACTGCCGTTAGAGCATTGGCTGATTTACTTCCAGAGATTGAAGTTGTTGAAGGTTGTCCCTTTAACTGTGATCCTAATGGAGAACTATGTGACATTTGCAAAGAAAAGAAAGAAAAAGGAGAATTAAAAATAACAAAAAAGAAAATGAAAGTTGTAAATTTACCAATAGGGGCAACAGAAGATAGAGTTATTGGTACTCTTGATATTGAAAAGGCAATAAAAGAAGGTATTAAAGCATTAGAGCCAGGAATTTTAGCAGAGGCAAATAGAAATATTCTATATATTGATGAGGTTAATTTACTCGATGATCATATAATAGATGTTTTATTAGACGCGGCGGCAATGGGTTGGAACATAATAGAAAGAGAAGGAGTTAAAATAAAACATCCTTCGAGGTTTATACTCGTTGGAACTATGAATCCCGAAGAGGGAGAGTTAAGGCCACAAATATTAGATAGATTTGGACTAATGGTTGATGTTGAAGGATTAAACAATGTTAAAGATAGGGTAGAGGTTATAAAGAGAGTGGAAGAATTTAATAACAATCCTGAAGAGTTTTATAAAAAATTTGAAGAAGAGCAAAGAAAACTTAGGGAAAAAATAATCAAAGCCAGAGAGATTTTAAAGGATGTTGAAATTAGTGATGAACTTTTGGAATTTATATCTAAGGTTTGTATTGAGTTGGGGATTCAAACTAACAGGGCAGATATTACAGTAGTTAGAACTGCTAAGGCAATAGCGGCATACAATGGTAGGACAAAAGTTAATTTAGATGATGTTAAAGAGGCTATGGAGTTAGCATTGCCACATAGAATGAGAAGAAAACCATTTGAGCCACCACAATTAAATAAAGAAAAATTAGAACAGATGATTAACGAATTTAAAGAACAACTAAATAATAATGAAAATAAAAATAATGAAAAAAATAATGAAGATGACTTAAAAAAAAACATGATGTAA
- a CDS encoding vWA domain-containing protein, translated as MDYNTKINPNIIKFKVRDNIYRYGSGRHIKSYSKRGRYIKFKYPKGKVTDIAFDATFRKASIKQKERRKKSKKKLAIYLEKEDLMEKVREKKISSYILFVVDASGSMGAMRRMEAAKGAIVSLLLDAYQKRNKIGMIAFRKDKAELILPFTSSVELGEKLLKDLPTGGKTPLADAFVKSYEVFDRELRKNPNIIPIMIVISDFKPNVAISKDYIKEVFDACEKIAEREINVVLIDTEPQSFIKIGIGKELADRFGFKYYKIDDLSKDTIVNICKDLLN; from the coding sequence ATAGATTACAACACTAAAATTAATCCAAATATAATAAAATTTAAAGTTAGAGATAACATTTACAGATATGGCTCTGGAAGACATATAAAAAGTTACAGTAAGAGAGGAAGATATATTAAATTTAAATATCCAAAAGGAAAAGTTACTGATATTGCATTTGATGCTACATTTAGAAAGGCATCTATAAAACAGAAAGAGAGAAGAAAAAAATCTAAGAAAAAATTGGCTATATATTTAGAGAAAGAGGATTTAATGGAAAAGGTTAGAGAGAAAAAGATTTCATCATATATATTATTTGTTGTTGATGCCAGTGGCTCTATGGGAGCAATGAGAAGAATGGAGGCGGCAAAAGGGGCAATAGTTTCTTTACTCTTAGATGCCTATCAAAAGAGAAATAAAATAGGAATGATTGCATTTAGAAAGGATAAAGCAGAATTGATTTTACCATTTACATCTTCTGTGGAACTTGGAGAAAAACTATTAAAGGATCTCCCTACTGGTGGAAAAACACCATTAGCTGATGCATTTGTTAAGAGTTATGAAGTTTTTGATAGAGAACTAAGAAAAAATCCAAATATTATTCCAATTATGATAGTAATAAGTGACTTTAAGCCAAATGTTGCTATAAGTAAAGATTACATTAAAGAAGTTTTTGATGCTTGTGAAAAAATTGCTGAAAGAGAAATTAATGTTGTATTAATTGATACTGAACCACAGTCATTTATAAAAATTGGTATTGGTAAAGAACTTGCAGATAGATTTGGCTTTAAATATTACAAAATAGATGATTTAAGTAAAGATACAATAGTAAATATATGTAAAGATCTTTTAAATTAA
- a CDS encoding DJ-1/PfpI/YhbO family deglycase/protease, with the protein MRKRIVLIITTIILTVMSSMCIYKEEGNYMENETVNGKVLMVIAPKDFRDEELFEPMAVFESNGLKVDVVSTKKGECVGMLGNKIEVKKTIYDINNVNDYDAIVIVGGIGSKEYLWNNTKLIELVKEFYDKDKVVAAICLSPVVLARAGVLKGKNATVFPAPEAIEELKKYGAIYEDKGVVVDGNVITAKSPDYARLFGLEVLKAIEKEKNKNK; encoded by the coding sequence ATGAGAAAAAGAATAGTATTAATAATAACCACCATAATATTAACTGTGATGTCTTCAATGTGTATTTATAAAGAGGAGGGGAACTATATGGAAAATGAAACTGTTAATGGAAAGGTTTTAATGGTTATCGCTCCAAAGGACTTTAGAGATGAAGAACTTTTTGAGCCAATGGCTGTATTTGAATCTAATGGTTTAAAGGTTGATGTAGTTTCTACTAAAAAGGGAGAATGTGTTGGAATGTTAGGAAATAAAATTGAGGTTAAAAAAACCATATATGATATAAATAATGTAAATGATTACGATGCGATAGTTATAGTAGGGGGAATAGGGTCAAAAGAATATTTATGGAACAATACAAAGTTGATAGAATTAGTTAAAGAATTTTATGATAAAGATAAGGTAGTAGCAGCAATATGTTTATCTCCTGTAGTTTTAGCAAGAGCAGGAGTTTTAAAAGGTAAAAATGCAACTGTATTTCCTGCACCAGAGGCTATAGAGGAGTTAAAAAAATATGGGGCTATTTATGAAGATAAAGGGGTAGTTGTTGATGGAAATGTAATAACTGCAAAATCTCCAGATTATGCAAGATTATTTGGTTTGGAAGTTTTAAAAGCTATAGAAAAAGAAAAGAATAAAAATAAATAA